The proteins below are encoded in one region of Puntigrus tetrazona isolate hp1 chromosome 5, ASM1883169v1, whole genome shotgun sequence:
- the zgc:114041 gene encoding monocarboxylate transporter 13: MERYLSDPPDGGYGWVVVTSAFFIMGLTAAVFKNFGLFFLEIQSYYDVLNSTTSWMTSTTIAVFHLGAPLASALSMHLSQRTVIIVGGLLATSGMIIASLGLSLPWMYLSVGLLQGLGVSFSWIPANSMVNHYFRRWRPIAYAIASSGECVFAMGFSPFFQWLIDSYSWQGALLVIGGLQLNLCVCGALMKPLPAAQTSIQDKPVLEDGRTSKKGTFQWSLLQRPELLLYIVFAILAAAGFFIPPLFLVPYASGLGMEPYWAASVLSVLALADLLGRLACGWLANLRLVRNLQLLTMMVTALGVVLLLFPVAQSYWSILVFASLYGFLFGCVVAIHVTTIVDIVGLEGFDSALGLFMLLRSSGGFVGPPAAGWLVDRTHDFGASFYLSGLCLVLSGVFLVLVDRLVKKKLKLPHSNTEATDQPTLKADGAHV; encoded by the exons ATGGAGAGGTACTTGAGCGACCCACCGGATGGCGGCTATGGCTGGGTTGTGGTCACCTCGGCCTTCTTTATCATGGGCCtcactgctgctgtttttaaaaactttggCCTGTTTTTCCTCGAAATCCAAAGTTACTATGACGTCCTGAACAGTACTACCTCATGGATGACGTCAACCACTATTGCCGTGTTTCATTTGGGAG CTCCTCTGGCCAGCGCTCTCAGTATGCACCTGTCCCAGCGCACCGTAATCATAGTCGGAGGGCTCCTGGCTACCTCAGGAATGATTATCGCCTCTTTGGGCCTCAGCCTGCCTTGGATGTATCTGTCTGTTGGTTTACTCCAAG GACTTGGCGTCTCATTTTCCTGGATTCCAGCTAACAGCATGGTCAACCATTATTTCAGACGTTGGCGTCCCATTGCCTACGCTATTGCTAGTTCTGGAGAGTGTGTCTTTGCCATGGGATTCAGCCCGTTTTTCCAGTGGCTCATCGACAGCTATTCTTGGCAGGGGGCTCTGCTCGTCATCGGTGGTCTTCagctgaatctgtgtgtgtgcggtgcTCTGATGAAACCCCTCCCAGCGGCACAGACCTCTATCCAAGACAAACCGGTGCTGGAGGACGGCAGGACGTCGAAAAAAGGCACTTTCCAGTGGTCCCTTCTGCAGAGACCCGAGCTGCTGCTGTATATTGTGTTTGCCATCTTAGCGGCGGCGGGTTTCTTCATCCCACCTCTGTTCCTGGTGCCCTACGCCAGCGGTTTGGGCATGGAGCCGTACTGGGCGGCCTCGGTTCTGTCAGTGCTGGCATTGGCAGACCTGCTGGGCAGACTGGCGTGCGGCTGGCTGGCTAACCTGCGGCTCGTGAGAAACCTGCAGCTGCTGACCATGATGGTCACTGCGCTGGGGGTGGTGCTGCTTCTGTTTCCCGTTGCGCAGAGCTACTGGAGCATCCTGGTCTTTGCCTCGCTCTACGGCTTCCTGTTCGGCTGCGTGGTGGCCATCCATGTGACGACTATTGTGGATATCGTCGGACTGGAGGGCTTTGACAGTGCTCTAGGGCTCTTCATGCTGTTACGGAGCTCAGGAGGATTCGTGGGTCCACCGGCTGCAG GCTGGCTGGTGGACAGGACTCATGACTTCGGTGCTAGTTTCTACTTATCTGGCCTGTGCCTGGTCCTGTCCGGGGTTTTCCTGGTGCTTGTTGACAGGCTGGTGAAGAAGAAACTCAAACTACCACATTCAAACACTGAGGCTACAGATCAACCAACACTGAAAGCGGATGGTGCACATGTTTAA